In the Candidatus Baltobacteraceae bacterium genome, one interval contains:
- a CDS encoding DUF4097 family beta strand repeat-containing protein — protein sequence MRDSWILRIVPMLVVTLLVWSGARVCVQAQSNEPNATVHESFGTTPDVRIRLENVSGRILVTPSTANVVEIKAVKSAPDAAALAGMSVTISKDGSPVNDVDIRTHYDRDGRGGSVEYTLSVPRRAVLRLSNVMGNIVANGIANDMTLTDVAGNLSAENSDGSVRAHTINGAIVVSVTSFPEGRSVSLHTVSGAISLTVPHDAGAVVKAQTTSGGFQSDFPLTVKSEMVGSHANGRIGTGSGWIDLESISGTLQLKSGR from the coding sequence GTGAGGGATTCCTGGATTTTGCGCATCGTGCCGATGCTCGTCGTCACGTTGCTCGTGTGGAGCGGGGCGCGGGTCTGCGTCCAGGCACAATCAAACGAGCCGAACGCGACCGTCCACGAGTCGTTTGGGACGACCCCGGACGTGCGTATTCGTCTCGAGAACGTCTCCGGCCGGATTCTGGTGACGCCATCGACCGCGAACGTAGTCGAGATCAAAGCGGTCAAATCCGCTCCCGATGCGGCAGCCCTGGCTGGAATGAGCGTGACGATCAGCAAGGACGGCAGTCCCGTAAACGACGTCGACATTCGTACGCACTATGACCGCGACGGGCGCGGTGGATCCGTCGAGTACACCCTGAGCGTGCCTCGACGCGCGGTGCTCCGGCTCTCCAACGTGATGGGCAACATCGTCGCAAACGGTATTGCGAACGATATGACGTTAACCGACGTGGCCGGGAATCTGTCCGCCGAAAATAGCGACGGCAGCGTGCGAGCGCATACCATCAACGGCGCGATCGTCGTTTCCGTGACGAGTTTTCCGGAAGGTCGAAGCGTTTCGCTTCATACCGTCAGCGGTGCGATTAGCCTTACTGTGCCGCACGACGCCGGCGCCGTCGTAAAAGCGCAGACGACGTCCGGCGGCTTTCAATCCGATTTCCCGCTTACCGTCAAATCCGAGATGGTCGGATCACATGCGAACGGTCGCATCGGGACCGGCTCCGGGTGGATCGATCTCGAAAGCATCAGCGGTACGTTGCAGCTCAAATCCGGACGCTAG
- a CDS encoding NAD-dependent epimerase/dehydratase family protein — MRVFVTGASGYIGTAVCAAVKKYGHDVVGLARRAESIEKLKAAGVHPVAGSLSDHNVLREMTHDADAVIHCAFEQTADGPGLEAGALDAMLGAVDTDHEAFIYTSGVWVYGDTGGKTIDERAALNPIPLVAWRPAMEKKVQDAQRHKLRTIVIRPGLVYGGSGGLVGMMIGLAKAQQLAIFGDGKNHWQMVHVEALAELYALAIDRAPSDSLYNGVSSNSVQYGELARAASRVAGGDGNVHTVTLDEGRKMIGPFADALALDQRISGAKAVRELGWHSERPGVLEELSSVRI, encoded by the coding sequence ATGCGAGTATTCGTTACCGGGGCATCCGGCTACATCGGAACAGCGGTCTGTGCCGCCGTCAAGAAATATGGGCACGACGTTGTCGGGCTCGCGCGTAGGGCCGAGTCGATCGAAAAGCTCAAAGCAGCCGGCGTGCACCCTGTAGCCGGTTCGCTCAGCGACCACAACGTGTTGCGCGAGATGACGCACGACGCCGATGCCGTCATTCATTGCGCGTTCGAGCAGACAGCCGACGGACCCGGACTCGAGGCCGGCGCGCTGGATGCGATGCTTGGCGCGGTCGACACCGATCATGAAGCTTTCATCTATACGAGCGGCGTGTGGGTCTACGGGGATACCGGCGGTAAGACGATTGACGAGCGGGCGGCGCTCAATCCGATTCCGCTCGTTGCATGGCGGCCCGCGATGGAGAAGAAAGTTCAAGACGCGCAGCGGCATAAGCTGCGCACGATCGTGATCCGCCCCGGTCTCGTGTACGGCGGCAGCGGCGGCCTCGTCGGCATGATGATCGGCCTTGCGAAAGCGCAGCAGCTCGCGATCTTCGGCGACGGAAAGAACCACTGGCAGATGGTGCACGTCGAGGCGCTCGCGGAGTTATACGCGCTCGCAATCGATCGCGCACCATCCGATTCGCTCTACAACGGCGTCAGCAGCAACTCGGTCCAATACGGTGAGCTCGCACGCGCTGCAAGCCGTGTTGCCGGCGGCGATGGCAACGTGCACACGGTCACGCTCGATGAAGGCCGTAAAATGATCGGCCCCTTCGCCGATGCGCTCGCGCTCGATCAACGGATCTCAGGCGCGAAAGCAGTGCGCGAGCTGGGATGGCATTCAGAGCGACCCGGCGTTTTGGAAGAACTCTCTAGCGTCCGGATTTGA
- a CDS encoding xanthine dehydrogenase family protein molybdopterin-binding subunit encodes MTATVTGHTPVVGTPIDRVDGRLKVSGQAQYAADTPVEHVAYAVMVTSTIAHGKIVSFDTAAAGEIHGVLKIFTHENSPRFTQPEADFMKAIVPAQTFMPMQGPQIVHYGQQIAVVVAETFEAARAAAARVRVTYEPGHALLSFDDPKAGRTKPEQFFGSALQTERGDVDKQLASAPVKLDEQYSTPTQFHNPMEPHATVAQWNGDKLTIHEPSQWVKGLQQYVAIVFDVAVDNVHIISPFVGGGFGNKGFSFPHTIFAAMAARELKRPVKLVLTRTQLFEQTGNRPRTEQHIRIGAQKDGKLVAIDHASTIGTSVAGWFVEPSGRITSMLYSCPNVRISHEAVWLNTPAPGPMRAPGETPGTFALESALDELAAKLGIDPIELRVKNDATQDEEEKLPFSSRHLVECLRVGATRFGWKDRPRKARERREHNEYVGYGVATATFPGLRSPASARVRRDGDNFLVEVATHDIGTGMYSIIAQVAADALGVGIEQIEVRIGDSTLPPAPVAGGSMSTASVMPAVQAACLKLRESGKNRAEASSAPGDEQGRYSFHSFGAQFVEVRVDERLGHVRVARALGVFDCGKIINPKTTRSQFLGGMVFGIGMALMEGGRFDERSGRVMTDNLADYRIPVNADIGEIEAITVEHPDFLLNPLGVRGVGEIGTTGIAAAIANAVYNATGKRIRELPITPDKLL; translated from the coding sequence ATGACGGCGACGGTTACCGGGCACACCCCCGTCGTCGGAACCCCGATCGATCGCGTCGACGGGCGTTTGAAAGTCAGCGGTCAGGCGCAATATGCAGCCGATACACCGGTCGAACACGTTGCGTACGCCGTGATGGTGACGAGCACGATCGCGCACGGGAAGATCGTTTCATTCGATACGGCGGCGGCCGGCGAGATTCACGGCGTTCTCAAGATTTTCACGCATGAGAATTCGCCTCGCTTCACCCAGCCGGAAGCTGATTTCATGAAGGCGATTGTCCCGGCGCAAACCTTCATGCCCATGCAAGGTCCCCAGATCGTCCACTACGGACAGCAAATTGCCGTCGTCGTCGCCGAAACGTTTGAGGCAGCACGGGCTGCAGCCGCCCGCGTGCGCGTAACCTACGAACCAGGTCACGCACTGCTTTCGTTCGATGACCCGAAGGCTGGGCGCACGAAACCCGAGCAATTCTTCGGATCGGCCTTGCAAACGGAACGCGGTGACGTCGACAAGCAGCTCGCCAGCGCCCCGGTTAAGCTCGACGAGCAGTACTCGACGCCGACGCAGTTTCACAATCCGATGGAACCACATGCGACCGTGGCGCAATGGAACGGCGATAAGCTGACGATTCACGAGCCGTCGCAGTGGGTTAAAGGTCTTCAGCAGTACGTCGCGATCGTGTTCGATGTAGCGGTCGACAACGTGCACATCATCTCCCCCTTCGTGGGCGGCGGATTCGGAAACAAAGGCTTTTCCTTTCCGCACACGATTTTCGCCGCGATGGCCGCACGCGAGCTCAAGCGCCCGGTGAAGTTGGTGCTGACACGCACGCAGCTCTTCGAACAGACGGGGAATCGTCCGCGCACCGAACAGCACATTCGCATCGGTGCGCAAAAAGACGGTAAGCTAGTTGCAATCGACCATGCCTCGACGATCGGCACGTCCGTCGCCGGCTGGTTCGTCGAACCGTCCGGACGCATCACGTCGATGCTCTATTCGTGTCCGAACGTTCGTATCAGTCACGAAGCGGTCTGGTTAAATACACCCGCGCCGGGACCGATGCGCGCACCGGGCGAGACTCCGGGAACGTTCGCGCTCGAATCCGCGCTTGATGAGCTCGCCGCGAAGCTAGGCATCGATCCCATTGAGTTGCGTGTGAAAAACGACGCGACGCAAGATGAGGAAGAGAAGCTGCCCTTCTCCAGCCGGCATTTGGTCGAGTGTCTGCGGGTCGGCGCGACGCGCTTCGGTTGGAAGGACCGCCCGCGTAAAGCCCGCGAGCGGCGCGAACACAACGAGTACGTCGGATACGGCGTCGCAACAGCAACATTTCCCGGACTGCGTTCGCCGGCTAGCGCCCGCGTGCGTCGAGACGGCGACAACTTCCTCGTTGAGGTCGCAACGCACGACATCGGAACCGGAATGTATTCGATCATTGCGCAGGTCGCCGCCGATGCACTTGGCGTCGGGATCGAGCAAATCGAAGTCCGCATTGGCGATTCTACGTTGCCTCCCGCGCCGGTCGCGGGCGGTTCGATGAGCACGGCGAGTGTCATGCCGGCGGTTCAGGCTGCTTGCCTGAAATTACGCGAGAGCGGCAAGAATCGCGCGGAAGCCAGCTCGGCGCCCGGTGACGAGCAAGGCCGGTACTCATTTCACTCGTTTGGAGCGCAGTTCGTAGAAGTGCGCGTCGATGAGAGGCTCGGACACGTGCGCGTGGCGCGGGCGCTCGGCGTATTCGATTGCGGCAAGATCATCAACCCGAAAACGACGCGCAGTCAATTTCTCGGCGGGATGGTGTTCGGCATCGGAATGGCGTTGATGGAAGGGGGCCGATTCGACGAGCGCTCGGGTCGTGTCATGACCGACAACCTTGCGGACTACCGGATACCCGTCAACGCCGACATCGGCGAGATCGAGGCGATCACGGTCGAGCATCCGGATTTTCTACTCAATCCGCTCGGTGTGCGCGGCGTTGGTGAAATCGGAACGACGGGGATCGCCGCTGCGATCGCAAACGCGGTCTACAATGCGACCGGCAAACGTATCCGCGAGCTGCCGATCACACCCGACAAACTGCTTTAA
- a CDS encoding xanthine dehydrogenase family protein subunit M yields the protein MIARTKDAAFIAGGTNVVDLMKCGVTSPATLVDITRLPLNSIDADAKRIRIGALVRNSDVAHHPAVVEHFPMLSNAFLAGASPQLRNMATVGGNILQRTRCSYFRDPAAACNKRRPGDGCDAFEGFHRMHAVLGTSDACFATHASDAAVALVALDAIVEIQSVAGSRRISLDEFYALPGETPNVENDLKPGELIVAIEIPHGRAHRHSTYLKVRDRASYEFALVSVAAGLEFDGDRIDEARIALGGVGTIPWRARAAEDALVGTSGDSAFQKAAEIALAHAVPRRDNGFKVELATRAIVRALETVRHGA from the coding sequence ATGATCGCTCGGACGAAGGACGCAGCATTCATCGCGGGCGGAACGAACGTCGTTGACTTGATGAAATGCGGCGTGACCTCGCCGGCGACGCTCGTCGACATTACCCGGCTTCCACTGAATTCGATCGATGCCGACGCCAAGCGCATTCGGATCGGAGCGCTCGTTCGCAACAGCGACGTCGCGCATCATCCCGCCGTCGTCGAGCATTTCCCGATGCTATCGAACGCTTTCCTCGCCGGCGCATCACCGCAGCTGCGCAACATGGCGACGGTTGGTGGCAACATCTTGCAGCGCACGCGCTGCTCGTATTTCCGCGATCCCGCGGCGGCATGCAACAAGCGACGTCCGGGCGACGGCTGCGACGCCTTCGAGGGCTTCCATCGCATGCATGCGGTTCTCGGAACGAGTGACGCGTGCTTCGCAACGCACGCTTCGGACGCTGCCGTGGCTCTCGTCGCCCTCGACGCCATCGTCGAAATCCAAAGCGTAGCCGGCTCGCGCCGCATATCGCTCGACGAATTTTATGCGTTGCCGGGCGAGACGCCGAACGTCGAGAACGACCTGAAACCGGGCGAGTTGATCGTCGCCATCGAGATTCCGCACGGCCGCGCGCACCGCCATTCAACATACCTCAAAGTTCGCGACCGCGCGTCGTATGAGTTCGCGCTCGTGTCCGTCGCCGCCGGACTCGAATTCGACGGCGATCGCATCGACGAAGCGCGCATTGCACTCGGCGGCGTCGGAACGATTCCCTGGCGTGCGCGCGCGGCCGAAGACGCGCTCGTGGGAACCTCCGGCGACTCCGCGTTTCAAAAAGCCGCAGAGATCGCACTCGCACACGCCGTTCCGAGACGCGACAACGGCTTTAAGGTCGAGCTCGCGACGCGCGCGATCGTACGCGCCTTAGAAACGGTGAGGCACGGAGCATGA
- a CDS encoding (2Fe-2S)-binding protein: MKLKVNGSDHTVELEPNVTLLDALRERLGLVGTKKGCDYGQCGACTVLVDGSRVLACLSLAMMHANAEITTIEGVATNGSLHPLQQAFIEHDAFQCGFCTSGQIVSALGLVNEGHAHTDGEIREAMSGNLCRCGAYSNILAAVRQEVRRAGV; this comes from the coding sequence ATGAAATTGAAAGTCAATGGCTCCGACCACACCGTGGAGTTGGAGCCGAACGTCACATTGCTCGACGCGTTGCGCGAGCGGCTCGGTCTCGTCGGTACGAAAAAAGGCTGCGATTACGGGCAGTGCGGAGCATGTACGGTCCTCGTGGATGGAAGCCGCGTGCTCGCGTGCCTATCGCTCGCGATGATGCACGCGAATGCGGAAATCACGACGATCGAAGGCGTCGCGACGAACGGCTCGCTGCACCCGTTGCAGCAAGCATTCATCGAGCACGATGCCTTTCAGTGCGGTTTCTGCACGTCGGGCCAAATCGTCTCGGCGCTCGGTCTCGTCAACGAAGGCCACGCGCACACGGACGGCGAGATCCGCGAAGCGATGAGCGGTAACCTCTGTCGTTGCGGTGCGTATTCGAATATTCTCGCAGCCGTGCGCCAGGAGGTGCGACGTGCAGGCGTTTGA